AGGTCTGGGGATTTCGATCCTGCCGTTGTCGGCGGTCGATAGCCATCACTACGCTCCCGGCATCCTGGCCGTGCGCCCGTTGACCCCGCCAGTGCCGTTTCGCACCGTGGCCATCGCCTGGCGAGCCAGCTTCCCGCGGCCAAAGGCGATTGAAATCCTCGCGGACTCGATCCGTCTGTGTTCGGTGGCCAAGCCGCCTGCTGCGAAGTAAGTACGCCGATGACCGAGTTGTCGAATGTGTCGGTCACCGCGCTCAAGGGCGTGGGCGAGGCCATGGCCGAGAAATTGGCCAAGGTGGGACTGGAAAACGTACAGGATGTGCTGTTCCATTTGCCATTGCGCTACCAGGACCGTACCCGCGTGGTGCCGATTGGCGCCCTGCGCCCCGGCCAGGATGCCGTGGTCGAAGGCCGGGTCATCGGTGCCGACGTGGTCATGGGCAAGCGTCGCAGCTTGCTGGTGCGCATCAACGATGGCACCGGGGGCTTGAGCCTGCGCTTCTACCACTTCAGTAATGCGCAAAAAGAAAGCCTCAAACGCGGTACTGAGGTGCGTTGCTATGGTGAAGTCCGGCCCGGCTCCTCGGGGCTGGAGATCTACCACCCCGAATACCGCGCCATTACCGGTGATGAGCCGCCGCCCATCGACACCACGCTGACGCCGATTTACCCCACAACCGAAGGCCTGACCCAGCAGCGCTTGCGCCAGCTCAGCCTGCAGAGCCTGGACATGCTTGGCCCGCGCAGCTTGCCCGACTGGCTGCCGCGTGAACTGGCCAAGGATTACCAGCTGGCCCCGCTGGCCGAAGCCATCCGCTATCTGCACCAGCCACCCGCCGATGCCGATGTCGAAGAACTCTCCTTGGGCCATCACTGGGCACAACACCGTCTGGCCTTTGAAGAACTGCTGACACATCAGCTGTCCCAGCAACGTCTGCGCGAAAGCCTGCGTTCCCTGCGGGCGCCGGTCTTGCCCAAGGCGCAAAAGCTGCCAGTGCAGTTTCTAGCCAATCTGGGCTTCCCGCCGACGGGCGCCCAAGCCCGCGTAGGCAACGAAATTGCCTACGATCTCAGTCAGCCGGAACCCATGCTGCGCCTGATTCAGGGCGACGTGGGTTCGGGCAAGACGGTCGTTGCTGCGATGGCGGCCTTGCAGGCGCTTGAGGCGGGTTATCAAGTAGCACTGATGGCACCCACGGAAATCCTCGCCGAGCAGCACTTCATCAACTTCAAGCGCTGGCTCGAGCCCCTGGGGCTCGAAGTAGCCTGGCTGGCCGGCAAACTTAAAGGCAAGGCCCGGGTGACGGCGATGGAGCAGATCGCGAGCGGCGTACCCATGGTCGTGGGCACCCATGCCTTGTTCCAGGACCATGTGCAGTTCAAGAACCTGGCGCTGGTGATCATCGACGAACAGCACCGCTTCGGCGTGCAGCAACGCCTTGCGCTGCGCAACAAAGGCGTGGGCGGCGTGATGTGCCCGCACCAGTTGAT
This genomic stretch from Pseudomonas deceptionensis harbors:
- the recG gene encoding ATP-dependent DNA helicase RecG — translated: MTELSNVSVTALKGVGEAMAEKLAKVGLENVQDVLFHLPLRYQDRTRVVPIGALRPGQDAVVEGRVIGADVVMGKRRSLLVRINDGTGGLSLRFYHFSNAQKESLKRGTEVRCYGEVRPGSSGLEIYHPEYRAITGDEPPPIDTTLTPIYPTTEGLTQQRLRQLSLQSLDMLGPRSLPDWLPRELAKDYQLAPLAEAIRYLHQPPADADVEELSLGHHWAQHRLAFEELLTHQLSQQRLRESLRSLRAPVLPKAQKLPVQFLANLGFPPTGAQARVGNEIAYDLSQPEPMLRLIQGDVGSGKTVVAAMAALQALEAGYQVALMAPTEILAEQHFINFKRWLEPLGLEVAWLAGKLKGKARVTAMEQIASGVPMVVGTHALFQDHVQFKNLALVIIDEQHRFGVQQRLALRNKGVGGVMCPHQLIMTATPIPRTLAMSAYADLDTSILDELPPGRTPVNTVLVVDTRRVEVIERVRAACAEGRQAYWVCTLIEESEEMTCQAAETTFEDLSSALGELRVGLIHGRMKAAEKAAVMAQFKAGELQLLVATTVIEVGVDVPNASLMIIENPERLGLSQLHQLRGRVGRGSAASHCVLLYHPPLSQIGRQRLGIMRETNDGFVIAEKDLELRGPGEMLGTRQTGLLQFKVADLMRDADLLPAVRDAAQALIERWPSHVSPLLDRWLRHGQQYGQV